A stretch of Candidatus Atribacteria bacterium DNA encodes these proteins:
- the recF gene encoding DNA replication/repair protein RecF has protein sequence MYFKKVKLKNYRNFSNLTINLDSNLNIFIGNNAQGKTNLLEGLNLIIKGSSYRTKEDWEAIKWKNKSAYLFGEINKDDEDIQIAIALENKTEDFYKNKLSKTIKINQNIRKKAALNKEFKGVVFSPEHLQIIKGAPSLRRKFLDEQISQIYPLYHKYLSEYYRILGHRNNILKKEIDQKKKKEKLIIWDPRLIERGSFLILTRIKFIKKISQLAYNFHQEITKGKEEVELTYQSSILKDKEESISLITQLFKDKIEEYRKKEEEQGATLVGPHRDDFSVFINGVNLASYGSQGQQRTAVLSLKLSELELIKEKEGVYPIFFLDDVMSELDEDRRHFLLELIIKKKVQTFITSINLDYFNSDIKEKSQIFKIKEGKIIAL, from the coding sequence TTGTATTTTAAAAAAGTAAAATTAAAAAACTACCGAAATTTTTCTAACTTAACAATAAATCTTGATTCTAATCTTAATATTTTTATCGGAAATAACGCCCAGGGGAAGACCAATTTATTAGAAGGGTTGAATTTAATAATTAAAGGCAGCTCATACAGGACAAAAGAAGACTGGGAAGCAATCAAGTGGAAAAATAAAAGCGCCTATCTATTTGGAGAAATAAACAAAGATGATGAAGATATTCAAATAGCCATTGCCTTAGAAAATAAAACAGAGGATTTTTACAAAAACAAGCTGAGCAAGACCATAAAAATAAATCAAAATATTCGAAAAAAAGCTGCTTTAAACAAAGAATTTAAAGGAGTGGTGTTTTCTCCCGAGCATTTGCAGATCATAAAAGGAGCACCTTCTTTAAGAAGAAAGTTTTTAGATGAGCAAATATCCCAAATTTATCCTTTATACCACAAGTATCTTTCCGAATATTATAGAATTTTAGGCCATCGAAACAACATATTAAAAAAAGAAATTGACCAAAAAAAGAAAAAAGAAAAACTAATAATATGGGATCCCCGGCTAATAGAAAGGGGATCTTTTTTAATATTAACCAGGATTAAATTTATAAAAAAGATAAGTCAACTCGCTTATAATTTTCATCAAGAGATTACTAAAGGTAAAGAAGAGGTAGAGTTAACTTACCAAAGCAGTATATTAAAAGACAAAGAAGAAAGCATTTCTTTAATAACCCAACTATTTAAAGACAAAATAGAAGAATACAGGAAAAAAGAGGAGGAACAAGGAGCCACCTTAGTAGGTCCCCACCGGGACGATTTTTCAGTATTTATCAACGGAGTTAATCTCGCCTCTTATGGTTCACAAGGTCAACAACGAACAGCTGTCTTATCTTTAAAACTATCCGAATTAGAATTAATTAAAGAAAAAGAAGGAGTCTATCCTATATTTTTCTTAGATGATGTTATGTCAGAGCTAGATGAAGACAGAAGGCATTTCTTATTAGAACTGATTATTAAGAAAAAGGTTCAGACCTTTATTACCAGCATAAATCTGGATTATTTTAATAGTGATATTAAAGAAAAAAGCCAGATATTTAAAATAAAAGAAGGAAAGATAATTGCTTTATGA
- a CDS encoding DUF721 domain-containing protein, translating into MKKKEMVSFKAALSNFLQDKKWSTKIKAYQIISHWNDLVGKEIAQSSQPIKIQDKCLFLAVKSNVWANELNLRKGEFIEKINQEAGEEIISNILFKIRTPYFQDKRKGL; encoded by the coding sequence ATGAAAAAAAAAGAAATGGTTTCCTTTAAAGCGGCTTTAAGCAATTTTTTACAAGATAAAAAATGGAGCACAAAGATAAAGGCGTATCAAATAATTAGTCATTGGAACGATTTAGTGGGCAAGGAGATTGCCCAATCTTCCCAACCTATTAAGATACAGGATAAATGCCTTTTTTTGGCTGTGAAAAGCAATGTTTGGGCTAATGAACTGAATTTAAGAAAGGGAGAGTTTATTGAAAAAATTAATCAGGAAGCGGGAGAGGAGATAATCTCCAACATCCTGTTTAAGATCCGAACTCCCTATTTTCAAGACAAGAGAAAAGGGCTTTAA
- the gyrB gene encoding DNA topoisomerase (ATP-hydrolyzing) subunit B, whose protein sequence is MPKRKKKTDNTDNQYTAKQIQVLEGLKAVRKRPSMYIGSTSSKGLHHLLDEVVDNSIDEAMAGYCKKIEVFIRPDGSATVTDDGRGIPVDIHKETKLPAVTIVLTKLHAGGKFGGGGYRVTGGLHGVGLSVVNALSEWLEVEISRDSGIFFQRFERGDAVSELKKIGKSSRTGTKITFKPDPTIFEETNFNFDNITHRLREIAFLNAGVKIILKDEREENKEVSYKYNGGISEFVSHLNKNKDLLFPKPICFTGKKDDIEVEVALQYNNSYTENILSFANNINTEEGGTHLAGFKASITRVINDYARNNLLSNGKKSSLKDGDNNLSGDDVREGLTAVISVKLLNPQFEGQTKTKLGNSEVRGVVSYVVGEGLNNFLNENPSISKKILDKSVSALNAREAARKARNLVRQKNEISGLGTLPGKLSDCSEKDPLFREIFLVEGDSAGGSAKQGRDRRFQAILPLRGKILNVEKARLHKILDNNEIRAMVTALGINIGEDLDIEKLRYYKVIIMTDADVDGAHIKTLLLTFFFRYMKPLIERGNIYIAQPPLYKLEYNKESYYLFNDQELNDKLKEIDGNPRIQRYKGLGEMNPEQLWETTMNPGNRILKRIELEDNIEAETMFTVLMGGKVEPRKDFIYRHSLEVKELDI, encoded by the coding sequence TTGCCAAAAAGAAAAAAGAAAACTGATAATACAGATAATCAATATACCGCCAAACAGATACAAGTCTTAGAGGGGTTAAAGGCGGTTAGAAAAAGGCCTAGCATGTACATTGGTAGTACTTCCAGTAAAGGACTGCATCATCTTTTAGACGAAGTAGTAGATAACAGTATTGATGAAGCAATGGCTGGCTATTGCAAAAAAATAGAAGTGTTTATTCGCCCCGACGGCAGTGCTACCGTAACTGATGACGGCCGGGGGATCCCGGTTGACATTCACAAAGAAACCAAGTTACCCGCTGTGACTATAGTGTTAACCAAGCTCCATGCTGGCGGTAAGTTTGGAGGAGGTGGATATCGGGTCACCGGCGGACTACACGGAGTAGGTCTTTCAGTGGTAAATGCCCTTTCGGAATGGCTGGAAGTAGAAATCTCTCGAGACTCGGGAATATTTTTTCAAAGATTTGAAAGGGGAGATGCCGTATCCGAATTAAAAAAGATAGGAAAATCTTCCCGTACTGGAACCAAAATTACTTTTAAACCCGATCCAACCATTTTTGAGGAAACCAACTTTAATTTTGATAATATTACTCACCGGCTTAGGGAAATTGCTTTTTTAAATGCCGGCGTTAAGATTATTTTAAAAGACGAAAGAGAGGAGAACAAAGAAGTTTCTTATAAGTACAACGGAGGAATAAGTGAATTTGTCAGCCATTTAAACAAAAATAAAGATCTTCTGTTCCCCAAGCCCATCTGCTTTACCGGGAAAAAGGACGATATAGAGGTAGAGGTAGCATTGCAATATAATAACAGTTATACCGAAAACATCCTTTCTTTTGCCAATAATATAAACACAGAAGAAGGAGGAACCCATTTAGCAGGGTTTAAAGCTTCTATAACCAGGGTAATAAATGATTATGCCCGCAATAATTTATTGTCTAATGGCAAAAAATCGTCTTTAAAAGATGGCGATAATAATCTTTCTGGCGATGATGTAAGAGAGGGTCTGACTGCTGTAATTAGTGTAAAATTATTAAATCCCCAATTCGAGGGACAAACTAAAACCAAACTGGGGAATAGCGAGGTAAGAGGGGTAGTCTCTTATGTTGTAGGTGAAGGTTTAAATAATTTTCTTAACGAAAATCCAAGCATAAGCAAGAAGATACTGGATAAATCTGTTTCTGCCTTAAACGCCAGGGAAGCAGCCAGAAAAGCACGAAATTTAGTCCGGCAAAAAAATGAAATATCAGGGCTTGGCACTCTTCCCGGAAAACTATCTGATTGTTCAGAAAAAGATCCCCTGTTTAGAGAGATATTTTTAGTGGAGGGTGATTCGGCAGGAGGTTCTGCCAAACAAGGGAGAGATAGAAGATTTCAGGCTATCCTGCCCCTAAGAGGTAAAATATTAAATGTAGAAAAAGCCCGGTTGCACAAAATATTGGATAATAACGAAATAAGAGCCATGGTTACTGCCCTGGGCATTAACATTGGGGAAGATTTGGATATCGAAAAACTAAGATATTATAAAGTGATCATAATGACTGATGCGGATGTTGATGGAGCCCACATAAAAACTCTGCTTTTAACCTTTTTCTTCCGTTATATGAAACCGTTAATCGAAAGAGGGAATATTTATATTGCTCAACCTCCCCTCTATAAACTCGAATATAACAAAGAAAGTTATTATTTGTTTAACGATCAGGAGCTAAACGATAAGTTAAAAGAGATAGACGGCAATCCTCGGATTCAGAGGTATAAAGGTTTAGGAGAAATGAATCCTGAACAATTATGGGAAACCACTATGAACCCGGGAAACAGGATCTTAAAGAGAATAGAACTGGAAGACAATATAGAAGCAGAAACCATGTTTACGGTTTTAATGGGAGGAAAAGTTGAACCCAGAAAAGATTTTATTTATCGGCATAGTCTGGAAGTAAAGGAGTTGGATATTTAA
- the gyrA gene encoding DNA gyrase subunit A, giving the protein MKEEEKDNLDNNNEKENEEREEGFVETGRTLLTDVGGEIKEAYLSYAMSVIVGRALPDVRDGLKPVHRRALYSMERMGNTPDKAYKKSARIVGDIIGKYHPHGDMAVYDTIVRMAQDFSYRYPLVDGQGNFGSIDGDSAAAQRYTEIRMSKTAQELLADIDKETVNFVPNYDNSLKEPEVLPSKIPQLLLNGSSGIAVGMATNIPPHNLGEVVDGAIMIIENPQASLQEIMTAIKGPDFPTGGIICGRTGIRSAYETGKGIIKIQAAVFTEGVNGEKSTGKKSPRIIVKELPYQVNKANLVEDIAQLVQDKKIPDISSLRDESDRKGMRIVIELKRGANIDIVLNNLYKHTKMKITFGINILAISEGRPKTFNLKELLKCFLAHRKEVVERRTRYELRKARERAHILEGLKIALSNIDEVVQIIKKADNVKTAHDKLKSRFGLSDIQAQAILDMKLQRLTSLETEKILEEYLELIKRIAYLEDILQNEKKLMLIIRDELLEMKQKYGDERRTEIIEEEGEYEIEDFITSEDIVITYTRDGYLKRLPLSTYRKQRRGGKGKIGMTTKLEDLVDQVFVTTNLHDILFFTSKGMVYRRRAYQIPEGGRTSRGVAAINLLGIEKDEHITTLIPIESNELEESKEENNQKCLFMATKKGKIKKVSLSRFSNLRNIGIIAIRLLPEDELIGVKLAEGNEDVILTTKHGKSIRFSGETIRSMGRITFGVKGITLREKDFLVKISLVHPETDKYLLLVTEKGFAKRTSLKEFREFKRRGSQGLKSIKLTKERGLVVDVKEVSEEDELVLISQQGIVIRVQVKEIRHTGRCTQGVRVMNLAPEDKVASVALVSSEDVDLS; this is encoded by the coding sequence ATGAAAGAAGAAGAAAAAGACAATTTAGACAATAATAACGAAAAAGAAAATGAAGAACGAGAAGAAGGATTTGTAGAAACAGGCAGAACCCTGCTTACTGATGTCGGTGGAGAAATAAAAGAAGCCTATCTTAGCTATGCTATGAGCGTAATAGTGGGAAGAGCTTTGCCTGATGTTCGCGATGGATTAAAACCGGTTCACCGCCGGGCATTATATTCTATGGAAAGAATGGGTAACACGCCCGATAAAGCCTATAAGAAATCCGCACGAATAGTAGGAGACATTATAGGCAAATACCACCCTCATGGCGATATGGCTGTGTATGATACCATTGTAAGAATGGCTCAGGATTTTTCCTATCGTTATCCTTTAGTCGATGGTCAGGGAAATTTTGGTTCTATCGATGGCGACTCTGCAGCCGCCCAAAGATATACCGAAATCCGAATGTCAAAAACTGCCCAGGAGTTGCTGGCCGACATAGATAAGGAAACGGTTAATTTTGTTCCTAATTATGATAATTCTCTTAAAGAACCGGAAGTTTTACCGTCGAAAATTCCCCAACTTTTACTTAATGGTTCTTCGGGAATTGCAGTAGGAATGGCGACTAACATTCCTCCACATAATTTGGGAGAGGTAGTTGATGGTGCCATAATGATCATCGAAAATCCGCAAGCTTCCTTACAAGAAATAATGACCGCAATCAAGGGTCCTGATTTCCCCACCGGTGGTATTATCTGCGGCAGAACAGGAATAAGGAGTGCCTATGAAACCGGTAAAGGAATTATAAAAATACAGGCTGCAGTATTTACCGAAGGAGTAAACGGCGAAAAAAGTACGGGCAAGAAAAGCCCCCGTATAATTGTTAAAGAACTCCCCTATCAAGTAAACAAAGCAAACCTGGTAGAAGACATTGCCCAGCTGGTTCAGGACAAAAAGATACCCGATATTTCCAGCTTAAGGGACGAATCAGATAGAAAAGGGATGCGGATAGTTATCGAACTAAAGAGAGGGGCTAATATAGATATAGTACTGAACAATCTTTATAAGCATACCAAGATGAAAATTACTTTTGGGATTAATATTTTAGCCATTTCCGAAGGCCGTCCCAAAACCTTTAATTTAAAAGAGCTACTAAAATGTTTTTTGGCTCACCGCAAAGAAGTGGTGGAAAGAAGAACCAGATACGAATTAAGGAAAGCCCGAGAAAGAGCCCACATCTTGGAAGGATTGAAAATTGCCCTGTCTAATATTGATGAAGTGGTACAGATTATTAAAAAAGCAGATAACGTAAAAACTGCGCACGATAAATTGAAAAGCAGATTTGGTTTAAGCGATATCCAGGCGCAGGCTATCTTAGATATGAAACTGCAGCGTCTTACTTCTCTGGAGACCGAAAAGATTTTAGAAGAATATTTAGAATTAATAAAACGTATTGCCTATTTAGAAGATATATTACAAAACGAAAAGAAACTCATGTTGATCATTAGAGATGAGCTGTTGGAGATGAAGCAGAAATACGGTGACGAAAGAAGGACTGAGATAATAGAAGAAGAAGGAGAATACGAAATTGAAGATTTCATTACTTCGGAGGACATAGTTATAACTTATACCCGGGATGGATACCTTAAGCGCCTTCCTTTAAGCACCTATAGAAAGCAACGGAGGGGAGGAAAAGGTAAAATTGGGATGACCACTAAACTGGAAGATCTTGTAGATCAGGTGTTTGTCACTACCAACCTCCACGATATCTTATTTTTCACCAGTAAAGGAATGGTTTATAGAAGGAGAGCCTATCAGATTCCCGAAGGAGGGAGAACTTCCCGGGGAGTAGCAGCTATCAATTTATTAGGTATTGAAAAAGATGAGCATATTACCACTCTTATTCCTATAGAGAGTAACGAATTGGAAGAATCAAAGGAAGAAAATAATCAAAAGTGTTTGTTTATGGCTACTAAAAAAGGAAAAATAAAAAAAGTTTCTCTTTCCCGTTTTTCTAATTTAAGAAACATCGGGATTATTGCCATTCGTCTCTTGCCCGAAGATGAATTAATCGGGGTAAAGCTCGCCGAGGGCAACGAAGACGTTATTTTAACAACTAAACACGGAAAGTCTATCCGCTTTTCGGGAGAGACAATAAGGTCCATGGGTAGAATCACCTTCGGAGTAAAAGGTATCACCTTACGGGAAAAAGACTTTCTGGTAAAAATTAGCTTAGTTCACCCAGAAACAGATAAATATTTATTGTTAGTAACCGAGAAAGGATTTGCCAAAAGAACATCCCTGAAGGAATTTAGAGAATTTAAAAGGCGAGGCAGCCAAGGGCTGAAATCTATTAAACTTACCAAAGAAAGAGGTTTGGTAGTAGACGTCAAAGAGGTGAGCGAAGAAGATGAGCTGGTATTGATCAGCCAACAAGGGATTGTTATCCGGGTTCAAGTTAAAGAGATTCGTCATACCGGAAGATGCACGCAAGGAGTTAGGGTAATGAACCTTGCACCGGAAGATAAGGTAGCCAGTGTTGCTCTGGTGTCGAGTGAAGATGTTGACCTGAGCTAA
- a CDS encoding homoserine dehydrogenase, with amino-acid sequence MKKNTINIGILGLGTVGQGTLKVLQENKAFIEQKIYPKKIILKKLADKDKNKILPDKRFYKIFTDSAEEVINDPEIEIVVETIGGVEPAKSLIIKALKSGKHVVTANKEVIAKAGYEILDIAQENKVHFLFEASVASGIPIIGALSHSLTSYKIKEIIGILNGTTNYILTKMSEEDKDYEEVLKEAKEKGYAESDPGKDIDGFDAFNKIFILSAIAFRAKIEPDDIYYEGIRNISKLDIEYARELGYKIKLLALARNTGSDLDIRVHPSLIPQRHTLANIGGVYNGILVRGGDFGDLTFSGLGAGALPAGSMIVSNIVEIIKNYENYHNQYNCFETKKIRDFNQTYSPYYLRIRVKDRPGVLAEIAGVFAREKVSFLSVIQKGEAGEVADIVFLTHQAKEGNVQEALKEVASLKCVEKICSALRVVEI; translated from the coding sequence ATGAAGAAAAATACGATCAATATCGGGATATTAGGATTGGGGACAGTAGGCCAGGGGACTCTTAAAGTTTTGCAGGAGAATAAAGCATTTATTGAGCAGAAGATATATCCCAAAAAAATTATCTTAAAGAAATTGGCAGATAAAGATAAAAATAAAATTCTGCCTGATAAAAGATTCTATAAAATTTTTACGGATTCTGCCGAAGAAGTAATAAACGATCCCGAAATAGAAATAGTGGTTGAAACCATAGGTGGTGTTGAACCAGCTAAAAGTTTGATTATAAAAGCACTCAAGTCGGGGAAACATGTGGTTACTGCCAACAAAGAAGTAATAGCCAAAGCAGGTTATGAAATTTTAGATATAGCCCAGGAAAATAAAGTGCATTTTCTTTTCGAGGCCAGCGTGGCTAGCGGGATCCCTATCATCGGGGCACTTTCCCACTCCCTTACTTCTTATAAAATAAAGGAGATAATAGGAATTTTAAACGGGACCACTAATTATATCCTCACTAAGATGAGTGAAGAGGACAAAGATTATGAAGAAGTATTGAAGGAGGCTAAAGAGAAGGGGTATGCCGAATCCGATCCCGGTAAAGATATTGACGGGTTTGATGCCTTTAATAAGATATTTATTCTTTCTGCCATTGCCTTCAGGGCAAAGATCGAACCGGACGATATCTATTATGAGGGGATAAGAAATATTAGCAAGCTTGATATTGAATATGCCCGAGAGTTGGGTTATAAAATCAAGCTTTTAGCTTTAGCCCGAAATACAGGTTCGGATCTTGATATAAGGGTTCACCCCTCATTAATCCCCCAAAGGCATACTTTGGCTAATATTGGTGGTGTCTACAATGGAATTCTAGTCCGGGGAGGGGATTTTGGAGACTTAACTTTTTCCGGTTTGGGTGCCGGGGCTTTACCCGCTGGAAGTATGATTGTCAGCAACATAGTAGAGATAATTAAAAATTACGAAAATTACCACAACCAGTATAATTGTTTTGAAACAAAGAAGATCAGGGATTTCAACCAAACTTATTCTCCTTATTATTTAAGGATCAGGGTAAAAGACAGACCGGGGGTTTTAGCAGAGATTGCCGGTGTTTTTGCTCGGGAAAAAGTCAGCTTTCTTTCGGTTATACAAAAGGGAGAAGCCGGAGAAGTAGCGGATATTGTTTTTTTAACTCATCAGGCTAAAGAAGGGAATGTCCAAGAGGCTTTGAAGGAAGTCGCTAGTTTAAAATGTGTAGAAAAAATATGCAGTGCCCTGAGAGTAGTGGAAATTTAA
- a CDS encoding homoserine kinase has protein sequence MIKIRVPATTANLGPGFDCLGLALKCYLNLEIEEIEGGLVIEYQGEGSGKFSAKKKEDALIWKSINLVLQKIHKDIPKKGLKIKALNTIPITRGLGSSASAIIGGIVGAAKFYDFDLTNQEILELALSLEGHMDNIVPALIGGLTLAYKTDQGEIKWTRIETPLDLQIVLAIPEFTLNTKEMRKVLPSKVALSEAIFNLSRSALLVNALQNSHWERLVEAMEDRLHQPYRMPFVPGIEEMFSQIKQTGLAGVALSGSGPSVVSLTKKGREEAISRIMKDAFLKEGITCRILVLEADLEGTVVSDK, from the coding sequence ATGATAAAGATTAGAGTTCCGGCAACTACCGCCAACTTAGGTCCTGGCTTTGACTGTCTGGGCTTGGCTTTAAAATGTTATTTAAACCTGGAGATAGAAGAAATAGAAGGGGGACTGGTTATTGAATATCAGGGAGAAGGATCGGGAAAGTTTTCGGCCAAAAAGAAAGAAGATGCCCTAATCTGGAAATCTATCAACCTGGTTTTACAAAAAATCCATAAAGATATCCCCAAAAAGGGGTTAAAGATAAAAGCGCTTAACACCATACCTATTACCAGAGGATTGGGTAGCAGCGCATCAGCTATAATAGGGGGGATAGTGGGAGCAGCCAAGTTCTATGATTTTGATTTAACTAATCAGGAGATTCTTGAATTAGCTCTTTCTTTAGAAGGACATATGGATAATATTGTCCCTGCTCTAATAGGGGGGCTTACCCTGGCTTATAAAACCGATCAAGGAGAGATAAAGTGGACCAGGATAGAAACCCCGCTTGATTTACAAATTGTACTGGCGATCCCGGAATTTACTTTAAACACGAAAGAAATGAGAAAGGTTTTGCCTTCAAAAGTAGCATTATCTGAAGCTATATTTAATTTAAGCAGATCTGCTCTATTAGTTAATGCTTTGCAAAATTCCCATTGGGAAAGGTTGGTTGAGGCCATGGAGGATAGGCTGCATCAACCTTACAGGATGCCCTTTGTCCCGGGAATTGAAGAGATGTTCTCCCAAATCAAACAGACAGGTTTAGCAGGGGTAGCCTTAAGCGGTTCCGGACCTTCAGTAGTTTCTCTAACCAAAAAAGGCAGAGAGGAAGCAATCAGCAGGATAATGAAAGACGCTTTTTTAAAAGAAGGAATAACTTGTCGGATCTTGGTGTTAGAAGCTGATTTGGAGGGAACAGTAGTAAGTGATAAGTGA
- a CDS encoding aspartate kinase — MNKIIVQKYGGSSVANIERIKKVAGKIVEKAKEGNKVVVVVSAMGKTTDELIKMAGQITSSPNERELDMLISTGEQVSIALLTMAIHSLGWDAISFTGMQAGIVTNAAHTKARVTAVDHTKLRSALEKGKIIIVAGFQGINTNGDITTLGRGGSDTTAIALAAQLNAEGCEIYTDVDGVYTADPRIVDSARRIPVISYDEMAEMASLGAKVMHYRAIDLARNYQVKILVKSSFIPGEGTLIQEVDPMLEKVIVRGVTQEVNVGKLVVRGVPDVPGVAYKLFKALAEEEIIVDMIIQSAHHNKVNDIAFTVASSDFDNTIRITKQIADKIKAKGVISEPGVAKVSIVGAGITSDPAIAARMFGALAQEGINIDMISTSGIRISCLILDSRIQDAVKAIHKEFHLDKEGEEK, encoded by the coding sequence ATGAATAAAATTATAGTGCAAAAATACGGAGGAAGCTCGGTAGCCAATATCGAACGGATAAAAAAAGTAGCCGGGAAAATAGTGGAAAAGGCAAAAGAAGGAAATAAAGTGGTGGTAGTAGTTTCCGCGATGGGCAAGACCACTGATGAATTAATTAAAATGGCTGGCCAAATTACTTCATCTCCCAATGAACGGGAATTAGACATGCTCATTTCTACTGGTGAACAGGTTTCTATCGCCCTGCTAACTATGGCTATTCACTCCCTGGGTTGGGATGCTATCTCTTTTACCGGAATGCAGGCTGGAATTGTAACCAATGCCGCTCACACCAAAGCTAGGGTTACCGCCGTGGATCATACAAAACTAAGGTCCGCCTTAGAAAAAGGCAAAATAATTATCGTGGCTGGCTTTCAGGGCATTAACACTAATGGTGATATCACTACTTTGGGCAGAGGCGGGTCAGATACTACCGCTATTGCCCTGGCCGCTCAGTTAAATGCAGAGGGATGTGAAATTTATACTGATGTTGATGGCGTTTACACTGCTGATCCGCGAATAGTAGACAGCGCCCGTCGAATTCCGGTAATTTCTTATGATGAAATGGCTGAAATGGCCAGTTTGGGAGCAAAAGTAATGCACTATCGGGCTATAGATTTGGCCAGAAATTATCAGGTAAAAATTTTAGTTAAATCATCTTTTATTCCAGGAGAAGGAACCCTTATACAGGAGGTAGATCCGATGTTAGAAAAAGTAATCGTAAGGGGAGTAACCCAGGAGGTCAATGTAGGGAAGCTCGTTGTCCGGGGAGTTCCGGATGTCCCCGGCGTGGCTTATAAATTATTCAAAGCCTTAGCCGAAGAAGAGATCATTGTCGATATGATTATCCAGAGCGCCCATCATAATAAGGTGAATGATATCGCCTTTACTGTTGCTTCAAGCGATTTTGATAATACTATTCGAATCACTAAACAAATAGCCGATAAAATTAAAGCGAAGGGTGTAATCTCAGAACCGGGAGTAGCCAAAGTTTCCATTGTGGGTGCAGGTATTACCAGTGACCCGGCGATAGCTGCCAGGATGTTCGGAGCTTTAGCCCAAGAAGGGATAAATATCGATATGATTAGCACCTCCGGGATTAGGATATCCTGCTTGATCCTTGATTCCCGCATCCAAGATGCGGTAAAAGCAATACACAAAGAATTTCATTTAGATAAAGAAGGTGAAGAAAAATGA
- a CDS encoding aspartate-semialdehyde dehydrogenase, producing MRKYNVAVVGATGAVGEEMRLVLEQRKFPVEKLSLFASDRSAGRTYKFNEEEIIVWELKEDSFFGIDIALFSAGDEVSAHFAPLAVRQGAIVIDNCKYFRMDPKVPLVVPEVNPDDLKWHKGLIANPNCSTIQMVMALKPIYDEVGIERVIAATYQSVSGTGKDAIAELKNQAISIAKGEKFDVKVYPYQIAYNALPHIGAFQENGYTSEEMKMLDETRKILGDDQIRVVATTVRVPVYRAHSEVVHIETKRKISLQRTRGILSSFPGVKVIDHPEKLEYPLALFAEGKDEVFVGRIREDISTENGLVMWIVSDNLRKGAALNAVQIAEQLIKKELFL from the coding sequence ATGAGAAAATATAATGTCGCTGTTGTAGGGGCTACCGGAGCAGTTGGTGAAGAGATGAGGTTGGTGTTAGAGCAAAGAAAATTTCCTGTGGAGAAATTAAGTCTCTTTGCTTCCGACCGTTCAGCGGGCAGAACCTATAAATTTAATGAAGAGGAAATTATAGTTTGGGAGTTAAAAGAAGATTCCTTTTTCGGGATTGATATCGCTCTTTTTTCAGCCGGTGATGAAGTAAGCGCCCACTTTGCTCCCCTGGCAGTGCGGCAGGGTGCGATAGTAATAGATAATTGCAAGTACTTCCGCATGGATCCCAAGGTTCCTTTGGTGGTTCCGGAAGTGAATCCCGATGATTTAAAATGGCACAAGGGTTTAATCGCCAATCCCAACTGTTCTACTATTCAGATGGTGATGGCCTTAAAGCCTATCTATGATGAGGTAGGGATAGAAAGAGTGATTGCAGCTACTTATCAGAGCGTTTCCGGAACCGGTAAAGATGCTATAGCAGAACTAAAGAATCAAGCGATTTCTATTGCTAAGGGCGAGAAGTTTGATGTCAAAGTCTATCCTTATCAGATAGCTTATAATGCACTCCCCCATATCGGTGCTTTTCAAGAGAACGGCTATACTTCCGAAGAGATGAAGATGTTAGACGAGACCAGAAAGATATTGGGAGATGATCAAATTCGTGTAGTGGCTACTACGGTGAGGGTCCCGGTCTATCGAGCTCATTCGGAAGTAGTCCATATAGAGACCAAAAGGAAAATCTCTCTTCAAAGGACCCGGGGAATATTGAGCTCTTTTCCCGGAGTTAAAGTGATTGACCATCCGGAAAAATTAGAATACCCCTTAGCTTTATTTGCCGAAGGAAAGGACGAAGTCTTTGTAGGTAGGATCAGAGAAGATATCTCCACCGAAAATGGTCTGGTGATGTGGATAGTCTCCGATAATCTGCGAAAAGGTGCTGCTCTAAATGCTGTCCAAATAGCCGAACAGCTAATAAAAAAGGAACTCTTTTTATAA